A window from Lactiplantibacillus pentosus encodes these proteins:
- the mraZ gene encoding division/cell wall cluster transcriptional repressor MraZ, translated as MFFGEFEHALDAKGRLIIPAKFRELLGDSFVITRGMDGCIFGYPAARWATLQAQLDDLPLTRKDARAFVRFFYAAAAECELDKQGRVMIPTTLRQYAKLEKQCVIVGVSDRFEIWGAEQWQQFETETEANFDDLAENLIDF; from the coding sequence ATGTTTTTCGGAGAATTTGAGCACGCCTTGGATGCTAAGGGTCGGCTAATCATTCCCGCCAAGTTTCGCGAGTTACTTGGCGATTCATTTGTAATTACCCGTGGGATGGATGGCTGTATTTTCGGTTATCCAGCCGCACGGTGGGCAACACTGCAAGCACAGTTGGATGATTTACCGTTAACACGCAAGGACGCCCGGGCGTTTGTCCGTTTTTTCTACGCAGCAGCAGCTGAGTGTGAATTAGACAAGCAGGGGCGGGTGATGATTCCAACCACGTTGCGACAGTATGCCAAATTAGAGAAACAGTGTGTCATCGTGGGGGTTTCTGATCGGTTTGAAATCTGGGGTGCTGAACAGTGGCAACAGTTTGAGACTGAGACGGAAGCGAACTTCGATGATTTGGCAGAGAATTTGATTGACTTTTAG
- a CDS encoding DUF3397 domain-containing protein: MRDLWTTWYGQLILLAAVSAVILVLKRVLHRFWPHGLRLMDFWPPFLMVFTHYLTLQATDSSLAPYEVLSLMILGIGLTIIEAVERGEILYWRFFKLFWRGTELLTLVVYLLALGSHFFLQ, translated from the coding sequence ATGCGTGATTTATGGACCACCTGGTACGGACAATTGATTTTATTAGCGGCCGTTTCAGCCGTGATTTTAGTGCTGAAACGAGTATTGCACCGTTTTTGGCCGCACGGATTAAGATTAATGGATTTTTGGCCCCCATTTTTAATGGTGTTCACCCATTATCTAACCTTACAAGCAACGGATAGTTCGCTAGCGCCCTATGAAGTCCTATCGCTGATGATTTTGGGTATTGGTTTGACGATCATCGAGGCAGTTGAACGCGGAGAAATCCTATACTGGCGCTTCTTCAAGCTGTTTTGGCGCGGGACGGAATTGTTAACGTTAGTCGTCTATTTGCTCGCACTGGGCAGCCATTTCTTTTTACAATGA
- a CDS encoding DUF4044 domain-containing protein, with the protein MKKKSTFQKITMVVIWLMIISTIGSLVLTALSGLGLLTF; encoded by the coding sequence ATGAAGAAGAAATCAACCTTCCAAAAGATTACCATGGTCGTTATCTGGTTAATGATTATTTCAACAATTGGATCATTAGTTCTCACCGCCCTTTCTGGGTTGGGCTTACTGACCTTTTAA
- a CDS encoding DNA translocase FtsK, whose protein sequence is MARRQATTKKRRTSTRKKKPTGAAKRQMTGNVIGLIGLLITVLALLKVGLVGMVFAEFFRAIAGNAYQIFAGLTLLVMGYLMIFGRWPRLTWRWWVGGNLFFFSYLLLLEIPMFNALNRHTDFWRVTLNLIKNDFAKGGMASNLGGGLVGAAGYSVTYPLLANVGTVLIALILMITSVYVTFDLPFHKTMQALRAALIQLGHQLQSGYEQLAHWVRVQIARWRVHQQVRANQADAAQSKPAPEVTSEAPKSTAPTSATAAPSSATSAAAKSQADLNITVASDREATPVSNAASTTESNADSEADQALQGTEVMDDADYQLPAPTLLTKIPKTDQSDEYATIESNSQKLTTTLASFGVQVEVKNVSLGPSVTKYELHPAVGVKVSKVVNLADDLALALAAKDLRIEAPIPGKSLIGIEVPNKQISTVSFRDIVEAQPAHPTKPLAVPLGRDVSGNLVVADLSKMPHLLIAGSTGSGKSVAINVMITGLLMNTKPSQVKFMLIDPKKVELGVYNGIPHLLTPVVTEPKKAARALHKVVAEMERRYELFADSKQRNMQGYNQYIRQQNAADGQNRPVLPYIVVVVDELADLMMVTSSEVEDAIIRLGQMARAAGIHMILATQRPSVDVITGLIKANVPSRMAFAVSSGTDSRTIIDTNGAEKLLGRGDMLYQPMGMNKPLRVQGAYISDSDVEAIVNFIKSQQTADYDDSMLVKDDETDAGGSGDPRDGEDEYYADAVELVTEQQSASVSMLQRRFRIGYNRAARIVDEMEERGVVGPSEGSKPRKVYRQKTADEAPTSETP, encoded by the coding sequence GTGGCGCGTAGACAAGCGACAACGAAAAAGCGCCGAACCTCGACGCGTAAAAAGAAGCCAACGGGGGCGGCCAAGCGGCAGATGACCGGAAATGTGATTGGGTTGATTGGTCTCCTGATTACCGTGCTGGCATTGCTAAAAGTCGGCTTAGTGGGGATGGTATTCGCCGAATTTTTCCGGGCAATTGCCGGGAATGCCTATCAGATATTTGCAGGCCTCACGTTGTTGGTAATGGGGTACTTAATGATTTTTGGGCGCTGGCCTCGGTTAACTTGGCGCTGGTGGGTCGGTGGTAATCTATTCTTCTTTAGCTATTTGTTATTATTAGAAATTCCGATGTTTAACGCCCTCAATCGCCACACCGATTTTTGGCGTGTGACTTTGAATTTGATCAAAAACGACTTTGCCAAAGGGGGGATGGCTAGCAATCTCGGTGGTGGCCTAGTTGGCGCTGCGGGGTACAGTGTGACGTATCCATTGTTAGCCAATGTCGGCACCGTTTTAATTGCCCTGATTTTAATGATTACCAGCGTGTATGTAACGTTTGATCTGCCGTTCCATAAAACGATGCAGGCGTTACGCGCAGCCCTGATTCAGTTAGGGCATCAGTTGCAGTCTGGCTACGAGCAACTGGCACACTGGGTTCGCGTTCAGATTGCCCGCTGGCGAGTCCATCAACAAGTTCGTGCCAATCAGGCGGATGCGGCTCAGTCCAAACCCGCGCCAGAGGTGACTTCAGAAGCGCCCAAATCAACGGCACCGACTAGCGCAACCGCGGCACCAAGTTCTGCGACTTCTGCGGCAGCTAAGTCACAGGCGGATCTGAATATTACCGTTGCTAGTGACCGTGAAGCAACGCCAGTATCCAATGCGGCGTCAACGACAGAGTCGAACGCTGACTCGGAAGCAGATCAAGCCTTGCAAGGGACCGAGGTCATGGATGACGCGGATTATCAATTACCGGCGCCAACATTACTGACCAAGATTCCCAAAACGGATCAAAGTGATGAGTATGCAACGATTGAAAGTAACTCACAGAAACTCACGACAACGCTGGCGAGTTTTGGCGTACAAGTGGAAGTGAAAAATGTCAGTTTGGGGCCGTCCGTTACGAAATATGAGTTACACCCAGCAGTCGGGGTCAAAGTTAGCAAGGTCGTTAACTTGGCTGATGATCTGGCGTTGGCCTTAGCGGCGAAAGATTTACGAATCGAAGCGCCGATTCCAGGTAAATCGCTGATTGGAATTGAAGTGCCCAACAAGCAAATTTCTACGGTGTCATTCCGTGACATTGTGGAGGCCCAGCCTGCTCACCCAACAAAACCACTGGCAGTGCCATTAGGACGCGATGTTTCGGGTAATCTGGTCGTTGCGGACTTATCCAAGATGCCACATCTGTTGATCGCCGGTTCAACCGGTAGTGGGAAATCAGTTGCGATTAACGTGATGATTACGGGATTATTGATGAATACGAAGCCCAGTCAAGTTAAGTTCATGCTGATTGACCCGAAAAAGGTGGAATTAGGGGTGTACAACGGGATTCCACATCTGTTGACACCAGTCGTAACTGAGCCCAAAAAAGCGGCTCGGGCCTTGCATAAAGTGGTTGCTGAAATGGAGAGGCGTTACGAACTGTTTGCGGATTCTAAACAACGCAATATGCAAGGGTATAACCAGTATATCCGGCAACAAAATGCAGCGGATGGCCAAAATCGGCCAGTCTTGCCGTATATCGTTGTCGTCGTCGATGAATTAGCAGACTTGATGATGGTGACTTCGAGTGAAGTTGAAGATGCCATCATTCGCTTGGGTCAGATGGCTCGGGCCGCCGGAATTCACATGATTTTGGCCACGCAACGGCCTTCAGTGGATGTCATTACCGGTTTGATCAAAGCCAACGTGCCATCCCGAATGGCGTTTGCCGTTTCGAGTGGGACCGATTCCCGAACCATTATTGATACCAATGGGGCTGAAAAGTTGCTGGGCCGTGGGGATATGCTCTACCAGCCAATGGGGATGAACAAACCATTGCGGGTACAGGGCGCTTATATTTCAGATAGTGACGTTGAAGCCATCGTCAACTTTATCAAGTCGCAACAGACCGCTGATTATGACGACAGTATGTTAGTCAAAGATGATGAGACGGATGCTGGTGGTTCTGGTGATCCGCGTGATGGTGAAGATGAATATTATGCGGACGCGGTCGAATTAGTCACCGAGCAGCAGTCAGCGAGCGTGTCAATGTTACAGCGCCGCTTCCGAATCGGTTATAACCGCGCTGCTCGGATCGTCGATGAGATGGAAGAGCGTGGTGTGGTTGGACCGTCCGAGGGCAGTAAACCACGTAAGGTCTACCGTCAAAAAACGGCGGACGAGGCACCAACTAGTGAAACACCATAG
- a CDS encoding tRNA (cytidine(34)-2'-O)-methyltransferase — translation MTNHIALFEPLMPANTGNIARTCAGTDTALHLIEPLGFKIDDKHLKRAGLDYWDSVDITYHADLQDFLASIPDLAQLYLVSKFAEHDYTDVDYHDTSKDHYFLFGKETTGLPEPFMRKYPEKAIRIPQDDSHIRALNLSNSAAIVIYEALRQQNFPNLERSHHYENDKLK, via the coding sequence TTGACAAACCATATTGCATTATTTGAACCTTTGATGCCTGCTAATACGGGCAATATTGCGCGGACGTGTGCGGGAACGGATACGGCCTTACACTTGATTGAACCCTTAGGCTTTAAAATCGATGACAAGCATTTAAAGCGGGCTGGCTTAGATTATTGGGACAGTGTTGATATTACTTATCATGCTGACTTGCAGGACTTCTTAGCCAGCATTCCAGATTTGGCACAACTCTACCTGGTGTCTAAATTCGCGGAACATGACTATACCGATGTCGACTATCACGACACGAGTAAGGATCATTACTTCCTATTTGGGAAGGAAACGACTGGATTACCGGAACCATTCATGCGGAAATATCCTGAAAAGGCGATTCGAATTCCACAAGATGATTCACATATTCGCGCGCTGAACCTTTCGAATTCAGCAGCCATTGTGATTTATGAAGCGTTGCGGCAACAAAACTTTCCTAATCTGGAACGGTCGCACCATTATGAAAACGACAAATTAAAGTAA
- a CDS encoding NAD(P)-dependent oxidoreductase, translated as MKIMIIGATGMAGSAITKLALERGHDVIAIGRSEEKLANLPVNAHLETRAKDAFSLTLPELQTVDVVVDAMATSPDKAYLHVDLATKLVSQLRERQQPRLVFILGAGSLTTGDDAHLFVHDIESDPANAAFVAIPQNQLAELNFLRTVTNVDWVGISPAANFTPGPATAIQYGHDTLLTDANGDSTTNSGTMAVAVLDEIEQPQHHQERFTVANQ; from the coding sequence ATGAAAATTATGATTATCGGTGCCACTGGCATGGCTGGTTCTGCGATTACCAAGTTGGCGCTTGAACGCGGCCATGATGTGATTGCCATCGGTCGTTCGGAAGAAAAGTTGGCGAACTTACCCGTCAATGCGCACTTGGAGACTCGCGCAAAGGACGCCTTCAGTTTGACCCTCCCAGAACTGCAAACGGTCGACGTTGTGGTTGACGCCATGGCAACTAGCCCTGACAAAGCCTATTTACACGTGGATCTCGCTACCAAATTGGTGAGTCAGCTGCGTGAACGCCAACAACCGCGGCTGGTCTTCATTCTCGGCGCGGGCAGTTTGACGACCGGTGACGACGCTCACCTCTTCGTTCATGATATCGAAAGTGACCCGGCCAATGCCGCATTCGTCGCCATTCCTCAAAATCAGTTAGCAGAATTGAATTTCTTGCGGACCGTTACCAACGTGGACTGGGTCGGCATCTCACCCGCCGCTAACTTTACTCCTGGACCCGCTACGGCCATCCAATATGGTCACGATACCTTGCTAACGGATGCCAATGGAGATTCAACCACCAACAGTGGCACGATGGCAGTCGCCGTGCTCGATGAGATTGAGCAACCACAACACCATCAAGAACGTTTCACGGTCGCCAATCAGTAA
- the brnQ gene encoding branched-chain amino acid transport system II carrier protein gives MQNRLSGRNLGFIGTMLFGLFFGAGNLIFPIYLGQQAGHHVGLAIIGLLITGIGLPLLGVIGMGLTRSQGVFDLASNISRPYAYGFTVLLYFTLGPLFAMPRLATTAFQIGLAPFLSTNVQPIVLLGFSLIFFIVTWLLARNPGKIMTYVGKWLTPAFLILLGLLMVVAIVKPLGSLNVAASGAYANHPLLTGFTEGYNTMDALASLAFGIVVIDAIRDLGVTEPGQIATDTIKAGLISMSLMAVIYGLLAIMGTMSLGRFSHAANGGITLAQIANAYFGPFGNLLLALIMIIACLKTSIGLTTAFGDTLHGMFPKISYHWLITIACLIPAILANVGLTEMIRYSTPILMLLYPLAIVLILLAVLAPWLGQSKWLYAMTTAWTMIPAILAGINAMPAAWLHAAWLQALIKLNSWLPLANLGLGWSVPALIGFILGLLLSHRTTVRS, from the coding sequence ATGCAGAACCGTTTATCAGGGCGCAATTTGGGCTTCATCGGAACCATGCTATTCGGCTTGTTCTTTGGTGCCGGCAATCTAATCTTTCCCATTTATCTGGGACAACAAGCGGGTCACCACGTCGGTTTAGCCATAATTGGTCTCTTGATTACTGGGATTGGTTTGCCACTCCTAGGGGTCATTGGTATGGGACTGACGCGCAGTCAAGGCGTGTTCGACCTTGCGTCCAACATCAGCCGACCGTATGCTTATGGGTTTACCGTGCTACTCTATTTCACATTAGGACCCCTATTTGCGATGCCCCGGCTTGCCACGACGGCTTTTCAAATCGGACTGGCACCGTTTTTGTCAACTAATGTACAGCCAATCGTGTTGCTGGGCTTCTCACTAATCTTTTTCATCGTGACGTGGTTACTGGCTCGTAACCCTGGCAAAATCATGACCTATGTTGGCAAGTGGCTGACACCAGCCTTTTTGATTCTGTTAGGACTACTAATGGTCGTGGCAATCGTCAAGCCGTTGGGGTCATTAAACGTCGCCGCTAGTGGCGCTTACGCCAACCACCCATTATTGACGGGCTTTACTGAAGGGTACAACACGATGGACGCCCTCGCGTCACTTGCCTTTGGGATCGTTGTGATTGATGCGATTCGTGATTTAGGCGTGACTGAACCGGGCCAAATCGCCACGGACACTATCAAAGCCGGCTTAATCAGCATGAGCCTGATGGCCGTCATTTACGGTCTGCTCGCAATCATGGGCACAATGAGCCTCGGACGTTTCAGCCACGCGGCCAATGGTGGCATCACGCTCGCACAGATTGCCAACGCCTATTTTGGGCCGTTTGGTAACCTATTACTGGCACTAATCATGATCATTGCCTGTTTAAAGACCTCGATTGGCTTAACGACAGCTTTTGGCGATACATTACACGGGATGTTTCCGAAAATTTCTTATCACTGGCTGATTACGATTGCTTGCCTGATTCCAGCAATTCTAGCAAACGTCGGTCTTACAGAAATGATTCGCTACTCGACACCCATCTTAATGTTATTGTACCCATTAGCAATCGTCTTGATTTTACTAGCCGTCCTGGCACCCTGGCTAGGCCAATCCAAGTGGTTATACGCAATGACGACTGCTTGGACAATGATTCCAGCAATCTTAGCCGGTATTAACGCGATGCCCGCTGCCTGGTTACACGCCGCTTGGCTACAGGCATTAATCAAACTAAATAGCTGGCTACCACTCGCCAACCTCGGCTTAGGCTGGAGCGTACCAGCACTAATCGGGTTTATCCTTGGCTTGCTACTGAGCCATCGCACGACCGTTCGCTCCTGA
- a CDS encoding methyltransferase domain-containing protein gives MKKIDRGIQFVQQNISRFRCLVCNQAYETIEGHSLRCPNGHQVDFSKKGTLYFLTHQVASEYDASMLAARRRVLQAGFFGPIVQTINAALPETPQRILDIGSGEGTPLADLLKRHANPQDVGIGFDISKDGVNLATQLTTPAYYCVADLAQLPFTDAAFTAIMDVFSPSAYQEFERVLAPGGQLLKIVPNPEYLVELRHLLFKPTDRQYQYDNQRVLDLFTQHYPTATRQQIRYQVTLDDIDFNDLLVMTPLHWGADAEQLATAKQQGLTSITVDVSLLTMQKG, from the coding sequence GTGAAAAAAATTGACCGTGGTATTCAGTTTGTACAACAAAATATCAGCCGTTTTCGGTGCTTGGTTTGTAACCAAGCCTATGAGACGATTGAAGGCCACAGTTTACGTTGTCCGAATGGGCATCAAGTGGATTTCTCGAAGAAGGGCACGTTGTACTTTTTAACGCACCAAGTCGCTAGTGAATACGATGCGTCAATGTTGGCAGCGCGGCGGCGTGTCTTACAAGCTGGATTCTTTGGACCAATCGTTCAAACAATCAATGCGGCGTTGCCTGAGACGCCCCAGCGAATATTAGATATTGGGAGCGGTGAAGGCACGCCACTAGCTGACTTGTTGAAACGACATGCCAACCCACAAGACGTCGGGATTGGCTTTGATATTAGTAAGGATGGTGTGAATTTGGCGACGCAATTAACAACGCCGGCCTATTACTGCGTAGCGGATCTGGCGCAATTGCCATTTACGGATGCGGCCTTTACCGCCATCATGGACGTGTTCTCACCATCTGCGTATCAAGAGTTCGAGCGGGTCTTAGCACCGGGTGGGCAACTACTAAAAATTGTTCCAAATCCAGAATACTTAGTCGAGTTACGTCACTTATTATTCAAACCGACTGATCGGCAGTATCAATATGATAATCAACGGGTATTGGACTTGTTTACACAACACTACCCAACCGCGACACGGCAACAGATTCGCTACCAAGTGACCTTAGATGACATCGACTTCAATGACTTGTTGGTCATGACGCCGTTACACTGGGGCGCGGATGCTGAACAGCTCGCAACCGCGAAACAGCAAGGTTTAACCAGTATCACCGTCGATGTCAGTTTACTGACGATGCAAAAAGGTTAG
- the rpsN gene encoding 30S ribosomal protein S14 — MAKKSKIAKEKKIEATVAKYAERRQALKAEGNYAELAKLPRNASPVRIHRRDMLDGRPHAYLRKFGMSRLNFRRLAHAGQIPGVKKASW; from the coding sequence ATGGCAAAGAAATCCAAAATTGCAAAAGAAAAGAAGATCGAAGCAACGGTGGCAAAATACGCCGAACGTCGACAAGCATTGAAAGCTGAAGGTAATTACGCTGAGTTAGCTAAGTTACCGCGCAATGCATCCCCCGTTCGGATCCATCGGCGTGACATGCTCGATGGTCGGCCCCACGCCTACCTTCGTAAATTTGGCATGTCGCGGTTAAACTTCCGCCGTTTGGCCCACGCCGGCCAGATTCCTGGCGTTAAAAAAGCAAGCTGGTAA
- a CDS encoding AI-2E family transporter, translating to MKPDPQKRRWSPRRTIQILVIILLVLLIFFMGKQVDWLLTPVRQFFSIVGLPIILAGVLYYLLNPLVDRLEKRHHVRRTWTIIGLFVVVTALIVLGIIAIIPTIRDQTVSIINDWPTYWKNASTEVNRWINDPQLSGVREQLESWNTDLSKLVSGRFSKYLTGTVTSLTGVFSTVTTVIIGLITMPFILFYLLRDGHKLPKYMAKFVPTKARQGFLDVLTEINSQVSNYIRGQLTVAFFVAVMFAVGYSIIGLKFALTLGIAAGVLNLIPYLGSFLAMVPSVVIALVTSPWMLVQVLIVFVIEQTIEGRFISPLVLGSSLDIHPITILVVLLAAGKIFGLMGVIFGIPGYAILKVLWTHLFGWYRRSSGLYEPEPSASADKTEK from the coding sequence TTGAAACCTGACCCACAAAAGCGGCGGTGGTCGCCGCGTCGAACGATTCAAATTTTGGTGATTATCCTACTCGTGCTTCTGATTTTCTTTATGGGCAAACAAGTGGATTGGTTGTTAACGCCGGTGCGTCAATTCTTCAGTATCGTCGGGTTACCGATTATTCTGGCGGGGGTGCTCTACTATTTATTGAATCCGCTAGTCGATCGGTTGGAAAAACGGCATCATGTACGCCGGACTTGGACGATTATTGGATTGTTTGTCGTGGTTACAGCGCTGATCGTGTTGGGAATCATCGCAATCATCCCGACGATTCGTGACCAAACGGTGTCGATTATTAATGACTGGCCGACCTATTGGAAAAACGCCAGCACCGAGGTCAATCGCTGGATCAATGACCCACAACTGAGTGGGGTTCGCGAGCAACTCGAAAGTTGGAATACTGATTTAAGTAAGTTGGTCAGTGGCCGTTTCTCTAAATATCTCACGGGTACGGTCACCTCGTTGACGGGGGTCTTTAGCACCGTCACAACGGTGATTATCGGCCTGATTACGATGCCGTTTATTTTGTTCTATCTACTCCGCGATGGGCATAAATTGCCAAAGTACATGGCAAAGTTCGTACCAACGAAGGCTCGTCAAGGCTTTTTAGATGTCTTGACTGAAATCAACTCACAAGTTAGTAACTATATTCGTGGCCAGTTGACGGTTGCCTTCTTTGTCGCTGTGATGTTTGCGGTCGGTTATAGCATTATCGGGCTCAAATTTGCGTTGACACTGGGAATCGCTGCCGGTGTTTTGAACTTGATTCCGTATTTGGGATCATTCCTCGCCATGGTGCCATCCGTCGTGATTGCGCTAGTGACCTCGCCCTGGATGCTCGTACAAGTCTTGATCGTTTTTGTGATTGAACAAACGATTGAAGGCCGCTTCATTTCACCATTAGTCTTAGGTAGCAGTTTGGATATCCATCCCATCACGATTTTGGTGGTTCTGCTGGCCGCTGGAAAAATCTTTGGCTTGATGGGCGTTATCTTTGGGATTCCGGGATACGCAATCCTGAAAGTTTTATGGACCCACTTATTCGGCTGGTATCGGCGCTCGTCCGGCCTATATGAGCCAGAGCCATCAGCTTCAGCGGATAAGACTGAAAAATAG
- a CDS encoding PTS glucitol/sorbitol transporter subunit IIA, producing the protein MTVTATVQSIGDNAIDPKEPILVLFDETATAPLQQIAVVQQFEQPVTQLSLVVGSTITIDQQTYTVEYAGGLVEANLTSIGHATLYFKSVPEKPMDNGLYLTPHQLPKIKVGSVITYQS; encoded by the coding sequence ATGACAGTAACTGCAACAGTTCAATCGATTGGCGACAATGCCATCGATCCGAAAGAACCAATTTTAGTGCTTTTTGACGAAACGGCGACGGCGCCGTTGCAACAAATTGCGGTCGTCCAACAATTCGAACAGCCCGTAACGCAGCTCTCACTGGTTGTCGGTAGCACCATTACCATCGATCAACAGACTTATACTGTTGAATACGCGGGTGGGTTAGTCGAAGCCAATTTAACTTCGATTGGTCACGCGACGCTCTACTTCAAGTCGGTACCAGAAAAGCCGATGGATAACGGCCTCTATTTGACACCACACCAATTACCGAAGATTAAAGTTGGTAGTGTCATCACATATCAATCGTAG
- a CDS encoding lactonase family protein, translated as MQEQILFGTYTKKTSQGIYQGTLDTTAKTLTNDGLLASASNPTYLALSAKQRLYSVDKEDDEGGVAAWQLDGQTAHKLNTVVAPGTPPAYVAVDEARQLIYSANYHKGTAEVMKIAADGALTLTDTVQHSGSGPRPEQDGSHIHYTDLTPDNRLAVIDLGSDKVYVYNVSDAGTLTEQSVLTMPAGFGPRHLVFSPDGQYAFLAGELSSQVATLSYDAKTGAFTQLGIVKTIPADYTAHNGAAAIRLSHDGHFLYVSNRGYNTLAVFAVAADGSLSLIQQISTEGDFPRDFDLDPTEAFVVVVNQNTDNATLYARDLTSGKLSLLQKDVSVPEGVCVLFK; from the coding sequence ATGCAAGAACAAATTTTATTTGGAACTTATACGAAAAAGACAAGCCAGGGCATCTATCAAGGCACCCTCGACACAACTGCCAAGACGCTAACGAATGACGGTCTGTTAGCTTCGGCTTCGAATCCGACCTATTTGGCACTCTCAGCCAAACAACGCCTTTACAGTGTTGACAAGGAAGATGACGAAGGTGGTGTCGCAGCCTGGCAATTAGATGGTCAAACGGCTCACAAACTAAATACGGTCGTGGCACCCGGAACACCACCTGCATACGTTGCGGTTGATGAAGCACGCCAACTCATCTACAGTGCCAACTACCATAAAGGAACTGCGGAAGTGATGAAGATTGCCGCTGACGGCGCCCTCACCTTGACCGACACCGTTCAACACAGTGGTAGCGGCCCGCGTCCTGAACAGGATGGCTCACACATTCACTACACTGATTTAACGCCAGACAATCGCCTCGCCGTCATCGATCTGGGTAGTGACAAGGTTTACGTTTACAACGTCAGCGATGCTGGTACATTGACTGAACAATCGGTCTTGACGATGCCCGCAGGCTTTGGTCCGCGGCACTTAGTCTTCAGCCCAGACGGTCAATACGCCTTTTTAGCCGGTGAACTCTCTAGCCAAGTGGCCACTTTGTCCTACGACGCAAAAACGGGGGCCTTCACTCAACTCGGCATCGTCAAAACGATTCCAGCCGACTATACCGCTCACAATGGTGCCGCTGCCATTCGGTTGAGTCACGATGGGCATTTCCTATACGTTTCCAACCGTGGATACAACACGCTGGCCGTCTTCGCGGTTGCGGCGGATGGTAGTCTCAGCCTTATCCAACAGATCAGCACGGAAGGCGATTTCCCACGCGATTTTGATCTAGACCCAACTGAAGCCTTCGTCGTTGTCGTTAACCAAAATACCGACAATGCCACTTTATATGCACGTGACCTCACCAGTGGTAAACTAAGTCTATTACAAAAGGATGTTAGCGTCCCAGAAGGCGTTTGCGTGCTATTTAAGTAA
- a CDS encoding copper homeostasis protein CutC translates to MLLKEVCVENYTNIPAAIAAGANRIELNDNLAVGGTTVSRGVMAEATKYTSEHHVPLVAMIRPRGGNFVYNDTELKIMEADLLQAQSLGVDGVAFGALTADNQLDVEALELLIGAAGGMSITFHMAFDEIPVAQQAAAIDWLVDHDVDRILTHGGPLTQSIEDCLPQLQVTVTQAAGRIQILPGGGITADNVDHITSTLGVNQAHGTKIIKY, encoded by the coding sequence ATGTTATTAAAAGAAGTCTGTGTTGAAAACTATACCAACATTCCGGCTGCCATCGCCGCGGGTGCCAATCGCATCGAACTCAACGACAATTTAGCCGTTGGTGGAACGACCGTTAGTCGCGGCGTCATGGCCGAAGCCACTAAGTATACCAGCGAGCATCATGTCCCGCTGGTTGCGATGATTCGGCCGCGTGGTGGCAACTTTGTCTACAATGACACCGAGCTGAAAATCATGGAGGCCGATCTGTTACAAGCCCAATCATTAGGTGTAGACGGCGTGGCATTCGGTGCGTTGACCGCTGATAATCAACTGGATGTCGAAGCCTTGGAACTCTTGATTGGCGCAGCCGGTGGTATGTCCATCACCTTCCACATGGCGTTTGATGAAATTCCAGTTGCTCAGCAAGCCGCAGCGATTGACTGGTTAGTTGATCACGATGTTGATCGCATTCTCACGCACGGTGGCCCGTTGACCCAATCGATTGAGGACTGTCTGCCACAGCTCCAAGTGACGGTGACTCAGGCGGCTGGTCGTATTCAGATTCTCCCCGGTGGCGGGATCACAGCCGACAACGTTGACCACATCACGTCGACACTCGGCGTTAACCAGGCCCACGGCACTAAAATCATTAAGTATTAG